TGCTGCTGCGGCGCAAAAGCACCGTCAAGGAGTTCGAAACCGCGCTGCGCGTGGCTGACCTGGAACTGAACCTGATCAGCCGTGAAGCCAGCCGTGCCGAGCAGCCCCTGAGCCTGCTGCCCACCGAATACAAACTGCTGGAATTCCTGATGCGCAACACCGGGCAGATCCTGTCGCGGATGATGATCTTCGAGGAAGTCTGGGGCTATCACTTCGACCCGGGCACCAACCTGATCGACGTGCACATCGGCCGTCTGCGCAAGAAAATCGATCCACCGGGCCTCACGCCGCTGATCCGCACGGTACGAGGTTCCGGTTATGTCATTGCTGAACCCCTCTAAGGGCTGGCGCTCTTCCAGCAGTCGCTTGCTGGCGCTGTACAGTTCGTTGTTCGTGGCGTGGAGTTGCATCCTGATGGGGTGCTGTACTACGAAGTCTCCGGGTACCTGGGCGACTTGTCGCGCCACTCCCTGATGCAGCGCCAGCACCTGTTCCAGCGCTTCGACGGCGAGGAACTGGTGGAAGCGCTGACCACCAGCATGACCTTCGACATGAAAGGCGTGGACGCCTATGGGCTGTTCGACGAGCAGTTCAAGCCGTTGAGCGGGCCGATCCGCGCGATCCCACCGGACCTGCCGCTGGACGGCAAGATCCACGCCCTGGCCAATTGCGTCGACTCCGACGACCCCAAACTGCCCAAAGACAGCTGCGACGCCGTGGCTACCCATACCGACGACGGCCGCTGGCTGGTGCTGGTACGCGCCAACGGCTCGCTGTTTGGGGTGACCCGCATCATTTGGCACGCGCTGTTGTGGGCGCTGTCGTTGACCATCATCCCCGGTGCTGCCGGCTGGCACTTGTTGCGGCGCCGTCCGTTAAGGCGAATTCGCGGTATTCAAGCCAGTGCCGAAGCCATCGTCGCCGGCGACCTGACCCACCGCCTGCCGCTGTCGAACCGGCGGGATGAGCTGGACATGCTCGCGGCCATCGTCAACGCGATGCTCGACCGTATCGAAAAGCTGATGAACGAGGTCAAGGGCGTGTGTGACAACATCGCCCACGACCTGCGCACACCACTGACCCGCCTGCGGGCTCAGCTTTACCGTATTCGCCAGGAGGCTGAAGAGGACTCGGGCTATGCGGTGAAGCTGGACGATGCGATTGCGGAAACCGACACCCTGATGGCGCGTTTTCGCGGGCTGCTGCGCATCTCGGAACTGGAAGACCACCAGCGCCGCTCAGGCTTCCTGGTGATGGACCCATTGCCGCTGCTGCGCGAACTGCATGACTTCTACCTGCCCCTGGCCGAAGAAGGCGAATTGCACCTGGTGCTCGAAACCCCGGACTCCCTGCCGTGGATCACCGGCGACCGCGCATTGTTGTTCGAAGCGCTGGCGAACCTGCTGAGCAACTCGATCAAGTTCTCCCCACCGGGGGGCGAGGTGATCCTGCGGGCGGTGAATGACGCCGGTAGCACGCGCATCGAGGTGCACGACTCGGGGCCGGGAATACCGATCGCCGAACGCAACGCGGTGTTCCAGCGTTTCTATCGCGTGGATGAAAGCGACCAGCAAGGCGGGTTTGGATTGGGTTTGTCGATTGTGGCGGCGATCATCAACTTGCACGGGTTCAAGTTGGATGTGGGTACCAGTGAGCGCGGGGCGCGCGGCTGGTGCTGGAATGCCGCCAGCAGCTGATGCCTGAGGCCTGAGATTCACACATATCCAAATGTGGGAGCTGGCTTGCCTGCGATAGCGTTAGATCAGTCACTTCTTCTATCGACTGACACACCGCCATCGCGGGCAAGCCCGCTCTCACATTGGAGCGGGTTAGAAGTTCGCCCGCAGTGCTGCAACACCACCGCTGTAGACACCGGCAAACAGCTCTTCCACCGCCTCATCCGTCACACCCGCCACCGGGGTGAACACGCCGGACCAGGTCACCTTCGCCGACGAGTCGGTCAATGCCTCAACCTGCAACGTCGCCAGGTACGCGCTCACCGGAAACGGTGATTCTTCGATGGTGTAGCTGTAAGTGCGCGCCACGTTATCAAAGGTCTGCAAACGCTCCACCACCACACCGCCATCAGCGGTCGCCAGGTGGCGCACGCGGCCGCCTTCGCTCGGCTCGCTTTTGACAATCAGCGGCAGCCATTTGGGCAGGTCGTTGAAGCCGCCCACCAGTTCCCAGACCTTGTCAGCGGATACCGGAATTTCAATTACTGCGGATGCTTTTGGCACGGTAAATCTCCAGAAGTCGTAGGAAAACGCCGTCCAGCCTGCCACGCCAGGCGCGTCAATGCATCAACTCCCGCAACCGATACCACAACATTCCCAATGCCAGCAGCGGCGAGCGCAAGGCTTTACCGCCGGGAAAGTTCATGTGCGGCACCCGACTGAAAATATCCAGGCCTTGGCTGTGGCCAGCGTGTATCGCCTCGGCTAGCAAGCGGGCGCACCAGTGGGTCACGTTCAACCCATGGCCCGAATAACCCTGGGCGTAGAACACATTGGGGTACTGCTGCAATCGCCCCACCTGCGGAAAGCGATTGGCGGTGATGCCGATCTTGCCGCCCCACTGGAACTCGATAGCCGTGTCTGCCAATTGCGGGAACACCTTGAGCATTTTCGGCTGCATGTAAGCGGCAATGTCTGCCGGATCACGCCCGGAGTAGTGACAGGCGCCGCCAAATAATAGGCGACGGTCGGCGGACAACCGGTAGTAATCCAGCCCGACCTTCTGGTCGCACAGCGCCAGGTTTTGCGGGTTCAACTCACTCGCCAGTGCTTGCGGTAAAGGCGCGGTGGCGATGATGTAACTGCCCGCCGGCAGCACCTTGCCGCCCAAGCGTGGTTCCAGCTCGTCAAGGTGCGCGTTGCAGGCCAATACCAGGCTGGCGGCGCGCACCGTGCCACCCGCGCAGCGCACATGCACGGTGTCGCCGTGGATCAGTTCCAGCACTTCGGTCTGCTCGAAAATCCGCACGCCAAGAGACTCGGCCACCTGCGCCTCGCCCAGCACCAGGTTCAACGGGTGCAAATGCCCGGAACCCATGTCCACCAGCCCTCCGGCGTACACCGTCGAGCCCACGACCTGTTGCATATCCTGCGGACCCACCAAGCGGGTTTCATGGGCATACCCCATGGCCGCCAGGTGTTCCTGTTCGCCCTGGAACGCCGCAAACTGCGCCGGGGTATTGGCCAGTTCGCAAAAGCCCCAGCGCAAGTCGCAGCCGATAGCGTGTTCGCGAATGCGCTCGCCCACCACCGCCACCGACTCGATCCCGGCCCGCTCCAGGTAGCGCACGCCCTCCTCGCCCACGTATTTGGCGAACCCCGACACATCGTGGCCGATGCCGCGAATCAACTGCCCGCCGTTGCGCCCGCTGGCGCCCCAACCGATGCGCCGGGCCTCCAGCAGGATCACCGACAACCCGCGCTGGGCCAACTCAATGGCAGTATTCACCCCGGTGAACCCACCGCCGATCACACACACATCGGCGCTCAGATCAGCGCCCAGTGACGGGCGCTCCGGCATGGCGTTGGCGCTCGCCCGGTAATAGGACCGGGCGTGGTCGCTGGACGGGTTCATTTGTTGGTCTTCACTTTGCTCCAGGCGCGGGTCATCAGGCGCATGGTCGCCGGTGTGGGCGTGGTGGAAATATAGAGTTTGTCGAGCACTTCCTGGGACGGGTACACCTCAGGGTTGTTCACCAGTTCCGGGTCCATGAAGGCCTTGGCTGCCGGGTTGGCGTTGGCGTAACCCACCGAGGCGCTCACCTTGGCGATCACCTCAGGGTCCAGCAAGTAGTTGATGAATGCATGGGCTTCTTTCGGGTTGCTCGCATCCGCCGGGATGGCCAGCAGGTCGAACCACAGGTTGGAGCCTTCCTTGGGAATCGAGTAGGCGATGTTCACGCCGTTCTTGGCTTCCTTGGCGCGGTTGGCGGCCTGGAATACGTCGCCGGAATAACCGAAGGCTACGCAGATATCACCGTTGGCTAAGTCCGAGATGTACTTGGACGAGTGGAAATAGGTGATGTACGGCCGCAGTGTCAGCAGCTTGGCCTCGGCCTGTTTGTAGTCCTCGGGGTTCTCGCTGCGCGGGTCTTTGCCCATGTAGTTGAGGATCGCCGGGAACAGCTCATCGGCTGAGTCGAGGAAGGCTACGCCGCACTCGTGAAGCTTCTTGATGTTTTGCGGTTCAAAGAGCACTGCCCACGAGTCGATATGGTCGATGCCCAGCACTTGCTTGACCTTGTCGACGTTGTAGCCAATGCCGTTGGTGCCCCACAGGTACGGCACCGAGTGCGCGTTGCCCGGGTCGTTTTTCTCCAGCAGCTTGAGCAGCTTGGGGTCGAGGTTCTTGAAGTTGGGCAATTGCGAACGGTCGAGCTTGAGGAACGCACCGGCCTTCACCTGGCGCGCCAGGAAGTGGTTGGACGGCACCACCACGTCATAGCCGGT
The Pseudomonas poae DNA segment above includes these coding regions:
- a CDS encoding SRPBCC family protein; the protein is MPKASAVIEIPVSADKVWELVGGFNDLPKWLPLIVKSEPSEGGRVRHLATADGGVVVERLQTFDNVARTYSYTIEESPFPVSAYLATLQVEALTDSSAKVTWSGVFTPVAGVTDEAVEELFAGVYSGGVAALRANF
- a CDS encoding FAD-binding oxidoreductase, producing the protein MNPSSDHARSYYRASANAMPERPSLGADLSADVCVIGGGFTGVNTAIELAQRGLSVILLEARRIGWGASGRNGGQLIRGIGHDVSGFAKYVGEEGVRYLERAGIESVAVVGERIREHAIGCDLRWGFCELANTPAQFAAFQGEQEHLAAMGYAHETRLVGPQDMQQVVGSTVYAGGLVDMGSGHLHPLNLVLGEAQVAESLGVRIFEQTEVLELIHGDTVHVRCAGGTVRAASLVLACNAHLDELEPRLGGKVLPAGSYIIATAPLPQALASELNPQNLALCDQKVGLDYYRLSADRRLLFGGACHYSGRDPADIAAYMQPKMLKVFPQLADTAIEFQWGGKIGITANRFPQVGRLQQYPNVFYAQGYSGHGLNVTHWCARLLAEAIHAGHSQGLDIFSRVPHMNFPGGKALRSPLLALGMLWYRLRELMH
- a CDS encoding polyamine ABC transporter substrate-binding protein, yielding MRLVNKLLPLALVAAFSSTSQAAPTVSVYNWTDYIGETTLADFQAKTGIKPIYDVFDSNETLEGKLLAGRTGYDVVVPSNHFLARQVKAGAFLKLDRSQLPNFKNLDPKLLKLLEKNDPGNAHSVPYLWGTNGIGYNVDKVKQVLGIDHIDSWAVLFEPQNIKKLHECGVAFLDSADELFPAILNYMGKDPRSENPEDYKQAEAKLLTLRPYITYFHSSKYISDLANGDICVAFGYSGDVFQAANRAKEAKNGVNIAYSIPKEGSNLWFDLLAIPADASNPKEAHAFINYLLDPEVIAKVSASVGYANANPAAKAFMDPELVNNPEVYPSQEVLDKLYISTTPTPATMRLMTRAWSKVKTNK